One Campylobacter concisus DNA window includes the following coding sequences:
- a CDS encoding HAD family hydrolase gives MKVVIFDMDGTVIDSGEAIYKTVNEVRDELNLPPLEKEFIIKAINEPGRNLALEFYGIDTPSRSLKEGFEEKFKKFYDECATTYEGVKELLQKCKEAHYKVVLASNAPHDTLEKILKKNEIYELFDEVIGASKEIPQKPDPVMLHLAVSRTKANKAIFIGDSLKDELAAKNANMPYVQVCWGFGEESKTATYNAKNVSEAWEIILNF, from the coding sequence TTGAAAGTAGTTATTTTTGATATGGATGGCACGGTGATCGATAGTGGCGAGGCGATATATAAGACGGTAAATGAAGTAAGAGATGAGCTAAATTTGCCGCCACTTGAAAAAGAATTTATCATAAAAGCGATCAACGAGCCAGGTAGAAATTTGGCCCTTGAGTTTTATGGCATCGACACGCCAAGCAGGAGCTTAAAAGAGGGTTTTGAAGAGAAATTTAAGAAATTTTACGATGAGTGTGCGACTACCTATGAGGGTGTAAAAGAGCTTTTGCAAAAGTGCAAAGAGGCTCACTATAAGGTCGTTTTGGCAAGCAACGCACCGCACGATACGCTAGAGAAAATTTTAAAGAAAAATGAAATTTACGAGCTATTTGACGAGGTCATCGGCGCTAGCAAGGAGATACCGCAAAAGCCTGATCCTGTGATGCTTCACCTAGCTGTTAGTAGAACTAAAGCTAACAAGGCGATCTTTATAGGAGATAGCCTAAAAGACGAACTGGCCGCCAAAAACGCAAATATGCCATATGTACAAGTTTGTTGGGGATTTGGCGAGGAGAGCAAAACAGCCACTTATAACGCCAAAAATGTTAGCGAGGCTTGGGAGATAATATTAAATTTTTAA
- a CDS encoding DUF2018 family protein, with protein sequence MIDIFEGSARDKFYDILFNANAVLVKNEIDKIFDKFVAMSELCEKHGVGEDEIRNFMALEQDKIYNGVNDLYIELSGEILSQNE encoded by the coding sequence ATGATAGATATATTTGAGGGCAGTGCGAGGGATAAATTTTATGACATTTTGTTTAACGCAAATGCCGTTTTAGTTAAAAACGAGATAGATAAAATTTTTGATAAATTTGTGGCTATGAGCGAGCTTTGCGAAAAGCATGGCGTTGGCGAAGATGAGATCAGAAATTTTATGGCCTTAGAGCAAGATAAAATTTATAACGGAGTAAATGACCTATATATCGAGCTTAGCGGAGAAATTTTAAGCCAAAATGAGTAA
- a CDS encoding O-acetylhomoserine aminocarboxypropyltransferase/cysteine synthase family protein, which translates to MRQETAAIHVGYDTNEGFGTMAVPIFQSTAYDFGSAETAAARFDLKDNGYIYTRLSNPTTDIFEKRVAALEGGAAAIATASGQSALFYSIINLAQAGDNIIIAKKIYGGTTVLFTHTLKRFGIEARVFDSDTADDLEGLIDEKTRAIFFETLSNPQISIPNIEKIVEIANKYGIISITDNTVPTPIIFQPLRHGVDVCVHSASKYMSGQGLSLAGVVVSANHLNEKLKGNKRYEHFNVPDASYHDIVYADMTDRFDIYTLRMRLAIVRDIGAVISPFNSWQLIQGLETLAVRVERHSQNALKVAKFLNSHKHIKSVAYPGLADNVDHAKAQKYFKDGMANGLFCFETDSFERAKKMLERVKLFKIVVNIGDTKSLITHPASTTHQQLSSEELIKAGITKELIRVSIGLENAEDLIADLAQALE; encoded by the coding sequence ATGAGGCAAGAAACCGCTGCGATCCACGTAGGCTACGATACAAACGAGGGCTTTGGCACGATGGCTGTGCCTATTTTTCAAAGCACAGCTTATGACTTTGGAAGTGCCGAGACAGCAGCTGCTAGGTTTGATCTAAAAGATAACGGCTACATCTACACAAGACTTAGCAACCCAACGACAGATATCTTTGAAAAAAGGGTCGCCGCACTTGAGGGCGGAGCCGCTGCGATAGCGACGGCAAGCGGTCAGTCAGCTTTGTTTTACAGCATCATAAATTTAGCCCAAGCAGGCGATAATATCATCATCGCTAAGAAAATTTATGGCGGCACAACAGTGCTTTTTACGCACACGCTAAAAAGATTTGGCATAGAGGCTAGAGTTTTTGACAGCGACACTGCTGATGATCTGGAGGGCTTGATAGACGAAAAAACTAGGGCTATATTTTTTGAAACGCTTTCAAATCCGCAAATTTCTATCCCAAATATCGAGAAAATCGTAGAAATCGCAAACAAATATGGCATTATCAGCATCACTGATAACACAGTGCCAACACCTATCATCTTTCAGCCACTTCGCCACGGTGTCGATGTTTGCGTGCATAGCGCTAGCAAATATATGAGCGGTCAGGGCCTTAGTCTAGCAGGCGTGGTTGTAAGTGCAAATCACCTAAACGAAAAACTAAAAGGCAACAAGAGATATGAGCACTTTAACGTGCCAGATGCGAGCTATCACGACATCGTCTATGCTGATATGACGGATCGTTTTGATATCTACACGCTAAGAATGAGGCTTGCTATCGTGCGCGACATCGGCGCTGTGATATCTCCGTTTAACTCTTGGCAGCTCATACAAGGGCTTGAAACGCTTGCTGTTAGGGTTGAAAGACACTCGCAAAACGCGCTAAAAGTGGCTAAATTTCTAAACTCTCACAAACATATAAAAAGTGTGGCATACCCAGGGCTTGCCGACAACGTAGATCACGCAAAGGCGCAAAAATACTTTAAAGATGGCATGGCAAATGGACTTTTTTGCTTTGAGACTGATAGCTTTGAGCGCGCAAAAAAGATGCTAGAGCGCGTAAAACTCTTTAAGATCGTAGTAAATATCGGCGATACAAAGTCACTCATCACACACCCAGCCTCGACAACTCACCAGCAGCTAAGCAGCGAAGAACTCATCAAAGCTGGCATCACAAAAGAGCTGATAAGAGTTAGTATAGGTCTTGAAAATGCCGAGGATCTGATAGCTGATCTGGCTCAAGCCTTAGAATAG